In Sphingobacteriaceae bacterium, the following proteins share a genomic window:
- a CDS encoding phospholipase gives MASLLLVFVHGYSVTNLDTYGELPLRLRNEALARGIEARIENIFLGRYISFNDEVRLDDVSRAMHLAVQEQIPKNMRFVCITHSTGGPVVRNWHHLFYENQTAVCPMSHLIMLAPANNGSALAQLGKTKLSRVKSWFDGVEPGQKILDWLELGSSQAWDLNKNWIVNGDKEISEQGIFPFVLTGQDIDRKLYDHINSYTGELGSDGVVRVASANLNSNYISLRQQTPVSSGTRIAAISLEVERTKEAPQTAMRIISQKSHSGDKMGIMRSVLQETSDQHNAETVKAIFDCMEVRSTADYLKVCELFSAETNQLQKDFLIETEKKLLKTTIYIHDRYCMVIFRIKDSEGYALTNFDLVLTGPNDDPDMLPSGFFADRQSNKNNPSILTYYFNYDVMVGAPAVVKDGEEIRKALPGIDSLGLIISPRPDEGFVRYLPCKLSATRELFEKAIKPNATTLIEIQLQRIVSTETFRFENPEPDKLTERSFKNTDPGNGILG, from the coding sequence ATGGCTTCCTTACTTCTTGTATTTGTACACGGCTACAGCGTAACCAATCTTGATACTTATGGTGAACTGCCGCTTCGTCTTCGTAACGAAGCCCTAGCTCGCGGAATAGAGGCGAGAATAGAGAATATCTTTTTAGGGCGCTACATTAGTTTCAACGATGAGGTACGCCTGGATGATGTCTCACGTGCCATGCACCTGGCAGTTCAGGAGCAAATTCCTAAGAACATGCGCTTTGTCTGCATTACGCATTCAACGGGCGGCCCGGTGGTGCGCAACTGGCACCATTTATTTTATGAAAATCAAACTGCTGTTTGTCCCATGTCACACCTCATTATGTTAGCTCCGGCTAATAATGGATCTGCATTGGCTCAATTAGGCAAGACAAAATTAAGCCGCGTAAAATCCTGGTTTGATGGAGTGGAGCCAGGACAAAAAATTCTTGATTGGTTAGAACTGGGAAGCAGTCAGGCCTGGGATCTGAATAAAAACTGGATCGTAAATGGCGACAAAGAAATTTCTGAGCAAGGCATTTTTCCATTTGTATTAACCGGGCAAGACATTGATCGCAAATTATACGATCATATAAATTCCTATACCGGCGAATTAGGATCAGACGGAGTTGTACGGGTGGCTTCGGCAAATTTGAATTCCAATTATATTTCTTTAAGACAACAAACTCCGGTTTCCAGCGGAACAAGAATCGCAGCAATAAGCCTGGAAGTCGAAAGAACAAAAGAAGCCCCGCAAACGGCAATGCGCATTATTTCACAGAAATCACATTCCGGAGATAAAATGGGCATCATGCGCAGCGTATTGCAAGAAACTTCAGATCAACACAATGCAGAAACGGTGAAAGCTATTTTTGATTGCATGGAAGTAAGATCTACAGCCGATTATCTGAAAGTTTGCGAGCTTTTTTCCGCTGAAACAAATCAGTTGCAAAAAGATTTTCTGATTGAAACAGAAAAGAAACTTCTAAAAACAACCATCTACATTCACGACCGTTATTGCATGGTGATATTTCGTATTAAAGATAGCGAAGGATATGCGTTGACAAATTTCGACCTTGTGCTTACGGGGCCAAATGATGATCCGGATATGTTGCCTTCAGGATTTTTTGCAGACAGGCAAAGCAACAAAAATAACCCTTCCATCTTAACCTACTACTTTAATTACGACGTAATGGTGGGGGCTCCGGCTGTTGTTAAGGATGGAGAAGAAATTCGTAAAGCTTTACCGGGTATTGATAGCCTTGGATTAATAATATCACCACGACCAGACGAAGGCTTTGTGCGCTATTTGCCCTGCAAACTAAGTGCTACTAGAGAATTGTTTGAAAAGGCAATTAAACCCAATGCAACTACATTGATTGAGATACAACTGCAACGCATTGTAAGCACAGAGACTTTTCGCTTTGAAAATCCAGAGCCCGATAAGTTAACCGAAAGAAGTTTTAAGAATACCGATCCGGGGAATGGGATATTGGGATAG